A segment of the Brevibacterium zhoupengii genome:
CGGCTAGGCTGAGGTGCAGTGTAGAACCAAGGGTTTCGGGAACATACTCGAGAAAGAGCACCATGCTTGATCGGGCCGACTTCATCTCAGTGAGTCTTCGTTCTACCAGGGGCCACGAGGTTCCCCATTGCTGCGGCGGTCCGTCACCGTCAAATTCGCTGAGGTCGACGTCGGGCTCCAGATCAACGATTCGGCACCCAAGAAGGAGTGGGAAGAAGTCCACTTCGCCGGAATCAACCCACTCGGAGGTCAACTGGTGGGCCGCCACTTCTCGGCCGACTCCGCAGGAGGGACTGCCGATCCCGTAGTGACAGGCGAAGGGGAGGCCGGCACTGTTGTCAGTCGCGAAGGGATCTGTCTCCTCACTGCGAGTGATCGGCAGCTGCTTCACAAAAACCGGGGTTCCGGCAATATGAACCGTCTTGGTGGTTCCTCCGATGCCGACCGCAACCGTCTCGGCGGCGTCGAGGAGCGCGCGGACCTGAGAATCGTCGAATCGAGCGATCTCGACTGACATTCGTCGGGCACTGTCCACGCGCGCGGTCATCATCACACTCTAAGGGGTGGGACTTCAGCCTGGAACTGCTGCGGCGAACCCAACACACCTATTGTCCCCTCGCACTCTGAGACCTATGGTGAGAGGACACGGACACATCCGCTTCGCGCAGTCGACCACGAAAATGCGCGGCACGTGAAACAGTGCGTGCGAGGCGAGCGGATGGACTCACACGAAGGAGTGTCATGGCAGTCTACTCAGCACCCGGTACCGAAGGTTCCCTCGTCACGTTCAAGTCACGCTACGAGAACTACATCGGAGGAGAGTGGGTGCCGCCGAAGAACGGCAACTACTTCGACAACATCACTCCCGTCACAGGTCAGGCCTTCACAGAGATTCCCAGCTCCACCTCCGACGACATCGAAACCGCCCTCGATGCAGCCTGGGCAGCAGCACCGGCCTGGGGAAAGACCTCGGTGACCGAGCGCTCGAACATCCTGCTCAAGATCGCTGATCGCATGGAAGCCAACCTCGAGATGCTCGCAGTCGCAGAGACCTGGGACAACGGCAAAGGCATCCGCGAACCGTTGGCCGCCGACATTCCACTGGCCATCGACCACTTCCGCTATTTCGCCTCGGCGATCCGGGCCCAAGAGGGCGGGCTCTCCCAGATCGACGACGATACGGTCGCCTATCACTTCCACGAGCCACTCGGCGTTGTCGGGCAGATCATTCCGTGGAACTTCCCCATCCTCATGGCCACATGGAAGCTGGCACCCGCACTGGCGGCAGGCAACTGCGTCGTCCTCAAACCCGCAGAGCAGACCCCGGCATCGATCCTCATCCTCGCCGAGCTCGTCGGTGATCTGCTGCCAGCCGGTGTCCTCAACATCGTCAACGGCTTCGGCGTCGAGGCCGGCAAGCCCCTGGCGTCGAACAAGCGGATCAAGAAGATCGCATTCACCGGCGAGACGACCACCGGCCGCCTCATCATGCAGTACGCCTCGCAGAACATCATCCCGGTGACGCTGGAACTCGGCGGAAAATCACCGAACATCTTCTTCGAAGACGTGCTCGCCGCAGACGACAGCTACCGTGACAAGGCGCTCGAGGGCTTCGCGATGTTCGCACTCAACCAGGGCGAGGTCTGCACCTGCCCATCGCGCGCTCTCGTCCAGGAATCGATCTTCGATGACTTCGTGGCCGCGGGCGTCGAACGCGTGCGAGCGGTCAAGCAGGGCAACCCGCTCGACACCGACACCCAGGTCGGCGCACAGGCCTCAAACGATCAGTACGAGAAGATCATGTCCTACCTCCAGATCGGCAAGGATGAAGGCGCCGAGGTGCTCATCGGTGGTGACAAGGCCGAACTCGAAGGCGACCTCGCGGGCGGCTTCTACGTCCAGCCGACCATCTTCAAAGGTTCGAACAATATGCGGATCTTCCAGGAGGAGATCTTCGGCCCCGTCGTCGCCCTGACCTCGTTCAGCGACTACGATGACGCGATCAAAACCGCCAACGACACGCTCTACGGACTTGGTGCCGGCGTCTGGGCTCGGACTGGAAACATCGCCTACCGTGCCGGACGTGACATCCAGGCCGGGCGTGTCTGGGTGAATAACTATCACGCCTACCCGGCACACGCCGCGTTCGGCGGATACAAATCATCGGGAATCGGCCGAGAGAACCACCTGATGATGCTCGACCACTACCAGCAGACGAAGAACCTGCTGGTCAGCTACTCGGAGAACGCGCAAGGATTTTTCTGATGAGTGAATCTACACAGACCGCGGCGCTGGAATCGGCGCCGACCATCGACGGGGAGGAGAAGTCGAGGGTGGCCATGACACATGCCGCCGTCGACCTCCTCGGCGAACTGGTCGCCAAGCACGGCCAACTGATGTTCCATCAGTCGGGTGGCTGCTGCGACGGGTCCTCGCCGATGTGCTTCCCCGAAGGCGACTTCCTCACCTCGGAGGCTGACGTCCTCCTCGGCCACTTCGAGCTGCCCGTCGATGACAGCGAGAAGTCAGGTCTCGACTTCTGGATGTCCGTCGAGCAGTTCGAGTACTGGAAGCACACTCACCTCACGATCGATGTGGTTCCCGGACGAGGCAGCGGCTTCAGCGTCGAGTCACCGACAGGCAACCGCTTCATCATCCGCTCTACGCTCATGGACATCGGCTGAGATACCGCTAATTCTCGCCGAGGTGGCGCTTCGGTGCCGCACGGATGTGGGCTCTCTCACCCTGCTTGCCGACGAGGCTGAGGAACTCGACGGGTCCCGCACTGGTGGCGCCGAACCAGTGCGGGGTGCGGGTGTCGAACTCGGCGGCCTCGCCGGGTTCCATGATGAGATCGTGCTCGCCGAGGACGAGGCGAAGGTTGCCGTTGAGGACGAAGACCCAGTCGTAGCCCTCATGGCTGCGCAGCTCGGGTTCGGCGTCGTCGTTCCCGACGGGAAGCACGAATTTATAGGCCTGAATGCCTCCTGCGCGACGTGTCAGCGGCAGAATCGTCCGGTCGTCGCGAGTGGGCAGTGGCCGCAGATTGATGCGCGGGTCCCCGGTCGGGGGCGCATCGACGAGTTCGTCGAGAGTGGCCCCGAAAGCCCGCGCCAAGGGCAGGAGCTGTTCGAGACTGGGACGGCGGTGACCGGCTTCGAGGCGCGAGAGCGTGCTGATCGAGATGCCGGTCTCTGCGGAGAGGTCGGTGAGCGTGATGTCGCGGCGTTGCCGCAGTTGCTTCAGCCGTGGTCCAACGGCGTCGAGAGTGCGGTCCATGAGTTCATCCATACCCCTCAGTTTGCCATTCGGCAAAACCATTTGCAATACCGCCGGGTTGCCGTCACCATCGAAGTATTGGAACGCAGTGAAGGCAGTTCCTGATTCTTTGGGAGGACACGAACATGGCAG
Coding sequences within it:
- the exaC gene encoding acetaldehyde dehydrogenase ExaC, producing the protein MAVYSAPGTEGSLVTFKSRYENYIGGEWVPPKNGNYFDNITPVTGQAFTEIPSSTSDDIETALDAAWAAAPAWGKTSVTERSNILLKIADRMEANLEMLAVAETWDNGKGIREPLAADIPLAIDHFRYFASAIRAQEGGLSQIDDDTVAYHFHEPLGVVGQIIPWNFPILMATWKLAPALAAGNCVVLKPAEQTPASILILAELVGDLLPAGVLNIVNGFGVEAGKPLASNKRIKKIAFTGETTTGRLIMQYASQNIIPVTLELGGKSPNIFFEDVLAADDSYRDKALEGFAMFALNQGEVCTCPSRALVQESIFDDFVAAGVERVRAVKQGNPLDTDTQVGAQASNDQYEKIMSYLQIGKDEGAEVLIGGDKAELEGDLAGGFYVQPTIFKGSNNMRIFQEEIFGPVVALTSFSDYDDAIKTANDTLYGLGAGVWARTGNIAYRAGRDIQAGRVWVNNYHAYPAHAAFGGYKSSGIGRENHLMMLDHYQQTKNLLVSYSENAQGFF
- a CDS encoding helix-turn-helix domain-containing protein; translated protein: MDELMDRTLDAVGPRLKQLRQRRDITLTDLSAETGISISTLSRLEAGHRRPSLEQLLPLARAFGATLDELVDAPPTGDPRINLRPLPTRDDRTILPLTRRAGGIQAYKFVLPVGNDDAEPELRSHEGYDWVFVLNGNLRLVLGEHDLIMEPGEAAEFDTRTPHWFGATSAGPVEFLSLVGKQGERAHIRAAPKRHLGEN
- a CDS encoding DUF779 domain-containing protein → MSESTQTAALESAPTIDGEEKSRVAMTHAAVDLLGELVAKHGQLMFHQSGGCCDGSSPMCFPEGDFLTSEADVLLGHFELPVDDSEKSGLDFWMSVEQFEYWKHTHLTIDVVPGRGSGFSVESPTGNRFIIRSTLMDIG